The proteins below are encoded in one region of Paraburkholderia phenazinium:
- the rseP gene encoding RIP metalloprotease RseP has protein sequence MNVLIEVLAFAVAIGVLVVVHEYGHYSVARLCGVKVLRFSIGFGKPLVQWVSPKTGTEWTIAALPLGGYVKMLDEREVGAPIDAADLPHAFNRQHVAKRFAIVAAGPIANFILAIVLFAAVFGTGVSEPAAIVAAPTPNTPAALAGFDGGETVIAVRNADGDAGSSEPVRSWSDLRWKMLGAAFDHRRIILSAKDSHGTFDFPLDLRDVSEKDVDDDFMSHLGFEPGGGKLIVAGVQAGSAAQRAGLAAGDRLLSIDGTPTDNATSFIAYIKTHAGKSVTLQVARGGDAQQGGKTEDIHVVPLAQHDDASGAEVGRIGAELATQVPSITVRYGPIESLQLGARRTWDLAAYSVRMFGRMITGEASLKNLSGPVTIADYAGKSARLGPSAFLSFLALVSISLGVLNLLPIPVLDGGHLLYYLVEAATGKAVSDRWQLVLQRAGLACIVALSAIALFNDLARLIHF, from the coding sequence ATGAACGTGCTGATCGAGGTGCTCGCCTTCGCGGTCGCGATAGGCGTGCTGGTGGTGGTACATGAGTACGGCCATTACAGCGTGGCGCGCCTGTGCGGCGTGAAAGTACTGCGCTTTTCGATCGGCTTCGGCAAGCCGCTGGTTCAGTGGGTGAGCCCTAAGACGGGCACCGAATGGACGATCGCCGCGTTGCCGTTGGGCGGCTACGTGAAGATGCTCGACGAGCGAGAAGTGGGCGCGCCGATTGATGCCGCCGACCTGCCGCACGCGTTTAACCGTCAGCATGTCGCGAAGCGGTTTGCGATTGTCGCGGCCGGGCCGATCGCCAATTTCATTCTTGCCATTGTGCTGTTCGCCGCCGTGTTTGGCACGGGCGTGAGCGAACCGGCTGCCATCGTTGCTGCGCCGACTCCGAACACACCTGCTGCGCTCGCCGGTTTCGACGGTGGCGAGACGGTGATCGCAGTGCGCAACGCAGATGGCGACGCCGGCTCCAGCGAACCGGTTCGTTCGTGGTCGGACCTGCGCTGGAAGATGCTGGGTGCGGCGTTCGATCATCGCCGCATCATTCTGAGCGCCAAAGACAGCCATGGGACTTTCGATTTCCCGCTGGATCTGCGCGATGTGTCCGAGAAGGATGTCGACGACGATTTCATGTCGCATCTGGGCTTCGAGCCGGGCGGCGGCAAGCTGATCGTGGCGGGCGTGCAGGCCGGCAGTGCGGCGCAGCGCGCGGGCCTCGCCGCCGGTGACCGTCTGCTGTCGATCGACGGCACGCCTACCGATAACGCCACGTCGTTCATCGCCTACATCAAGACGCACGCGGGCAAGAGCGTCACGTTGCAGGTCGCGCGGGGTGGCGATGCACAGCAGGGCGGCAAGACCGAGGACATCCATGTGGTCCCGCTCGCGCAGCACGACGACGCGAGCGGCGCGGAGGTCGGCCGGATCGGTGCGGAACTCGCGACCCAGGTGCCGTCCATCACGGTGCGTTATGGTCCGATCGAAAGTCTGCAGCTGGGCGCGCGCCGCACCTGGGATCTGGCGGCTTACTCGGTGCGCATGTTCGGCCGGATGATTACCGGCGAAGCATCGTTGAAAAACCTGTCGGGTCCGGTCACGATCGCCGACTACGCAGGTAAAAGCGCAAGGTTGGGTCCATCAGCATTCCTGTCATTCCTGGCACTGGTTAGCATCAGTCTCGGCGTACTTAACCTGCTCCCGATTCCGGTATTGGACGGGGGGCATCTGTTATATTATTTGGTTGAAGCTGCAACTGGCAAG